One Gemmatimonadaceae bacterium DNA window includes the following coding sequences:
- a CDS encoding type II CAAX endopeptidase family protein: MNARAWLFTAEGRLRAPWRLLFFLAATYCCGLIASIVIAPAIAFLYSVTRLRLSSEGWIIVAALVGGHATTLRFVDNRPWSDVWMDRRAAHPALLARGFLFGAFAIALPTLFLIAIGWMTLRSSASGSLGGAALRVSMVLLPAAFYEELATRGYIFTVLRETFGWRTTLIATSVIFGLLHLQNSGANVESITLVILAGVFLGGLLVATRSLYAAWMAHFAWNWTMAVVFHTAVSGLALESPDYRYVDAGPDWATGGVWGPEGGAAGGLGMLGGLAYLYARRNSRRRELPDE; this comes from the coding sequence TTGAACGCTCGTGCATGGCTGTTCACGGCCGAGGGCCGGCTCCGCGCCCCTTGGCGGCTTCTCTTTTTCCTCGCGGCCACGTACTGCTGCGGACTCATCGCATCGATCGTAATCGCGCCGGCAATAGCATTTCTGTATTCAGTCACGCGGCTGCGCCTCTCGTCGGAAGGGTGGATCATCGTCGCCGCGCTCGTTGGCGGACACGCCACAACCCTGCGCTTCGTCGATAATCGGCCATGGTCCGATGTATGGATGGACCGGCGCGCCGCCCACCCCGCGCTTCTTGCGCGGGGCTTCTTGTTTGGGGCCTTCGCCATCGCGCTCCCGACGCTCTTCCTCATCGCCATTGGGTGGATGACTCTGCGTTCGAGCGCCAGCGGCTCCCTCGGGGGAGCGGCGCTTCGTGTTTCGATGGTCCTGCTTCCCGCTGCCTTTTACGAGGAGCTCGCGACGCGCGGCTACATCTTCACCGTGTTGCGAGAAACATTCGGTTGGCGTACGACGCTCATCGCGACCAGCGTGATCTTTGGGCTACTGCATCTTCAGAACTCGGGGGCGAACGTCGAGTCGATCACCCTCGTCATCCTCGCTGGCGTCTTTCTCGGTGGGCTGCTCGTCGCGACGAGAAGCTTGTACGCAGCGTGGATGGCCCACTTCGCGTGGAACTGGACGATGGCGGTGGTCTTTCACACCGCCGTGAGCGGGCTGGCCCTCGAATCGCCGGACTATCGTTATGTAGATGCCGGTCCCGACTGGGCAACTGGCGGAGTGTGGGGGCCCGAAGGCGGCGCAGCGGGTGGACTCGGGATGTTGGGCGGACTCGCCTACCTTTATGCGCGACGCAATTCACGCCGACGAGAACTTCCCGACGAATGA
- a CDS encoding Glu/Leu/Phe/Val dehydrogenase, with translation MQLFETIASMGHEQLVLCQDAASGYRGIIAVHSTVLGPALGGTRFWSYATDDEAIVDALRLARGMTYKNAVAGLNLGGGKSVIIGDNKTTNRELLFRAHGRFVESLGGRYITAEDVGTSTADMDFVHMETDYVTGLAGRSGDPSPVTAHGVFRAIQAAAKERWNSDDVSGRTIALQGCGHVGYYLAKELHEAGARLVVTDIDAERVKRVTNEFGARAVASEDIYAVQADVFAPCALGAIINDKTIAQLKVEIVAGAANNQLLDERHGEELEDHEILYTPDYVANAGGVINVYSELAGWTSARSFRKADEIYDTVLRVFAIAKDERIPTYLAADRLAEQRIHAVNAMVRTWPQWPNK, from the coding sequence ATGCAACTCTTCGAAACCATCGCCAGCATGGGGCACGAGCAGCTCGTGCTCTGCCAGGATGCAGCGTCCGGCTATCGCGGTATCATCGCCGTCCACAGCACGGTGCTCGGTCCCGCGTTAGGCGGCACGCGCTTCTGGAGCTACGCCACCGATGACGAGGCCATCGTCGACGCGCTGCGGCTCGCGCGTGGGATGACGTACAAGAACGCGGTCGCCGGGCTCAATCTCGGCGGCGGCAAGTCGGTCATCATCGGCGACAACAAGACGACGAATCGCGAGCTGCTCTTTCGCGCGCACGGGCGCTTCGTCGAGAGCTTGGGCGGCAGATACATCACCGCGGAGGATGTCGGTACGAGTACCGCCGACATGGACTTCGTCCACATGGAGACCGATTACGTCACCGGTCTCGCGGGCAGGTCGGGAGATCCATCGCCCGTCACGGCGCACGGGGTGTTCCGCGCGATCCAGGCAGCGGCGAAGGAGCGCTGGAATAGCGACGACGTCTCGGGACGCACGATCGCGCTCCAGGGCTGCGGCCACGTCGGTTACTATCTTGCTAAAGAGCTGCACGAGGCCGGTGCGCGGCTCGTCGTCACCGACATCGATGCCGAGCGCGTGAAGCGTGTGACGAACGAGTTCGGGGCGCGCGCCGTCGCGTCCGAAGATATCTACGCCGTCCAGGCGGACGTCTTCGCGCCGTGCGCGTTAGGCGCGATCATCAACGACAAGACGATTGCGCAGCTCAAGGTCGAGATCGTCGCCGGCGCGGCGAACAATCAGCTGCTCGACGAGCGCCACGGCGAAGAGCTCGAGGATCACGAGATTCTCTATACGCCCGACTACGTCGCCAACGCCGGCGGTGTGATCAACGTCTACAGCGAGCTGGCCGGCTGGACGTCGGCGCGCTCTTTCCGAAAAGCCGACGAGATCTACGACACGGTGCTGCGCGTCTTCGCGATCGCCAAGGACGAGCGCATCCCCACCTACCTCGCCGCCGACCGCCTCGCCGAGCAGCGCATTCACGCCGTGAACGCGATGGTGCGTACCTGGCCGCAGTGGCCGAACAAATAG
- a CDS encoding 3-hydroxybutyryl-CoA dehydrogenase, whose product MTTTEQIAVLGAGQMGNGIAHVFAQSGFAVTMIDVSNDALARGRATIASNLERQIKKGSLVADQRDSILSRVTTASSTEAVADASLVIEAVTENRELKFKIFGDLDRRARSDAILASNTSSISITEIGARTRRPELVIGMHFMNPVPVMQLVEVIRGLATSQETTTRVLALSKAVGKTPVEVQDYPGFVANRVLMPMINEAVYCLMEGVGSAEAIDTVMRLGMNHPMGPLALADLIGLDTCVAILEVLHEGLGDPKYRPCPLLRKYVAAGWLGRKTKRGFYAY is encoded by the coding sequence ATGACCACGACCGAACAAATCGCCGTACTCGGCGCGGGCCAGATGGGCAACGGTATCGCCCACGTCTTCGCGCAGAGCGGCTTTGCGGTGACCATGATCGACGTCTCGAACGACGCGCTTGCCAGGGGCCGGGCGACGATCGCTTCGAACCTCGAGCGACAGATCAAGAAGGGCTCACTCGTTGCCGATCAGAGGGACTCGATTCTTAGCCGCGTGACCACCGCATCATCGACCGAGGCGGTGGCTGATGCTTCTCTGGTGATCGAAGCCGTCACCGAGAATCGTGAGCTCAAATTCAAGATCTTCGGTGATCTCGATCGACGCGCGCGCTCCGACGCGATTCTCGCGTCGAACACGAGCTCCATCTCGATTACCGAGATCGGTGCGCGCACTCGCCGCCCCGAACTCGTCATCGGCATGCATTTCATGAATCCGGTGCCCGTGATGCAGCTCGTGGAAGTGATCCGCGGTCTTGCGACTTCGCAGGAGACGACGACGCGGGTGCTCGCACTGAGCAAGGCCGTCGGAAAGACGCCCGTCGAGGTGCAGGATTATCCAGGCTTCGTGGCGAATCGCGTGCTGATGCCGATGATCAATGAGGCCGTGTATTGTCTGATGGAGGGTGTCGGCAGCGCTGAGGCGATCGACACCGTAATGAGGTTGGGTATGAATCATCCGATGGGCCCGCTCGCGCTGGCGGACCTCATCGGACTCGATACCTGCGTCGCCATCCTCGAGGTGCTGCACGAGGGTCTCGGCGATCCCAAGTATCGCCCGTGTCCGCTACTCAGGAAATACGTTGCGGCAGGGTGGCTGGGACGAAAGACGAAGCGAGGATTTTACGCGTACTGA
- a CDS encoding acyl-CoA dehydrogenase family protein, giving the protein MAWALTPLTEEQREIQRVARDFAQREIAPNVDRWDRDQQFDPAMVGKLGELGFLGMLLPEEHDGLGLDMLTYLVALEEIATVDASIAVMMSVHNSLPTQMILRWGSEEQKKRYLGPMARGEQLGAFALSEPDAGSDAASLRAQAVRDGECWVLNGTKAWVTSGTQAGVILAMVRTDTPKDRRGARGISAFIITPDLAGFSVGKKEDKMGLRSSPTVQISFDNLRVPAANLLGEEGSGFIYAMQSLDNGRLGIAAQAIGISEAALRLSSRYAAERRQFGKPIKEFQAIQFKLADIATRVSAGRALLHAAATAKDRGEHVRQFSAMAKLFASETAMAATSEAIQIFGGYGYVKDYPVERLFRDAKVTEIYEGTSEIQRIVIARELYSRST; this is encoded by the coding sequence ATGGCTTGGGCTCTAACTCCGCTAACTGAAGAACAACGCGAGATACAGCGCGTCGCGCGCGATTTTGCGCAGCGAGAGATCGCGCCCAACGTCGATCGGTGGGATCGCGACCAGCAGTTCGACCCGGCGATGGTGGGGAAGCTGGGCGAGCTTGGCTTCCTGGGGATGCTTCTCCCGGAGGAGCACGACGGCCTCGGCCTCGATATGCTCACGTATCTCGTCGCGCTCGAGGAGATCGCGACCGTGGACGCGTCGATCGCGGTGATGATGAGCGTTCACAACTCGCTTCCGACGCAGATGATTCTTCGCTGGGGAAGCGAGGAGCAGAAGAAACGGTATCTGGGTCCGATGGCGCGGGGCGAGCAGCTCGGCGCCTTTGCACTTTCGGAACCGGACGCGGGCTCGGACGCTGCGTCGCTCCGCGCTCAGGCCGTGCGCGATGGTGAGTGCTGGGTGTTGAATGGCACGAAGGCGTGGGTGACGAGCGGTACGCAGGCAGGTGTCATCCTCGCGATGGTTCGCACCGACACGCCGAAGGACCGTCGCGGTGCACGCGGCATCAGCGCGTTCATCATCACGCCGGATTTGGCGGGGTTCAGCGTCGGCAAGAAAGAAGACAAGATGGGACTTCGCTCGTCGCCCACGGTGCAGATCAGCTTCGACAATTTGCGCGTGCCGGCGGCGAATCTCCTGGGAGAGGAAGGCAGCGGTTTCATTTATGCGATGCAGTCGCTGGACAATGGCCGGCTCGGGATCGCGGCGCAGGCAATCGGGATTTCCGAAGCAGCGTTGCGCCTCTCGTCTCGCTATGCGGCAGAGCGGCGCCAGTTCGGTAAGCCGATCAAGGAATTTCAGGCAATCCAGTTCAAGCTCGCCGACATCGCGACGCGCGTGAGCGCTGGCCGAGCGCTCCTCCACGCCGCGGCGACGGCGAAGGATCGTGGAGAACACGTGAGGCAGTTCAGCGCGATGGCGAAATTGTTCGCGAGCGAGACGGCGATGGCGGCGACGTCGGAGGCGATCCAGATCTTCGGCGGCTACGGCTATGTGAAGGACTATCCTGTGGAACGCCTCTTTCGCGACGCGAAGGTTACCGAGATCTACGAAGGCACGTCCGAAATTCAGAGAATTGTCATTGCGCGCGAGTTGTACTCGCGTAGCACATAA